The Mesorhizobium sp. M3A.F.Ca.ET.080.04.2.1 genome contains the following window.
CAGGAAGCGGACCGGGCCTTCGCAGCGGGCGAGGCGTCTACCGATCCATTCGCCGATCTTGCGGCATTCCTCGGCAGTGGTGCGCATCAGTGTCACGTTGGGATTGTGCTCGTAGAACTGCCGGCCGCGATAGCGCTCGGGGATGGTTGGCGGCGCCCAGAAGTTCACCATGTCGAGCGCGCCGACCGAGCCGACATAGGGCAGTTCGGTGCGGGCTATGGCGCCGAAGCGATCCTCCGTTGCCGGCAGCACGCCGCCGAACAGCAGATCGCAGACCTCGGTCGTGGTGATGTCGATAACGCCGGCAAGCAGGCCCGAATCGGCCAGCTTCTCCATCGAGCGGCCGCCGGTGCCGGTGGCGTGGAAGACCATGCAATCGTATTGCGCACGCAGATGCTCGACGATTGCCGTCACACATGGCGTGGTGACGCCGAACATGGTCAGCCCAAGCGCCGGCTTGCCGAGGGTGGACGGCGCCGGCGTTGCGGCCATGCCGGCTATCGCCTGAGCGGCATTGTGCAGCACGACGCGCGAAAGCCGATTGAGGCCGGCCATGTCGGTGACCGACGGCATCATGACGATGTCGGAAACATCGACGTAAGGTGCAGTATCGCCGGAGGCGAGTGTCGAGATCATGATTTTGGGCAGACCGAGCGGCAGCGCGCGCATGCCGGCGGTGATGATCGAAGTGCCGCCGCCACCGCCAATGCCGATCACGCCGGCGATATCGTGACGCGATTGGATGAAGCGGGCAAAGGCAATGCCCATGGCGGCGACGGCGCTGCCGCGGTCGTCGATGCCAAGCACCGCCGCGGCTCCATCCGGATGATGCGCGGCAATGTCGCTTGCCGCGATATCGACCGGCACGGTGGCGCGGCGCGTGCCGATGTCGACACGGGCGACCGCACCGCCGGCAGCAGCGACGGCATCGGCGAGGAAGGCGAGCTCCTCACCCTTGGTGTCGGCCGTGCCGACCACGTAGATGCGCTTCATCGACGCCTCCCCGTGCCGGCTGGCGCGGAGGCGGCGCTTCTCAAGGCATAAAAATTTAGTGCCCTACGGCGTCCCCCTCTGTCCTGCCGGACATCTCCCCTACGAGGGGGGAGATTGGCTTGCCGCGGCCTTGACGCCTCTCCTCCAACCTTGGTGATTGGCGAAAGCAAAGATGAAATCCGATCTCCCCCCAAGTGGGGGAGATGTCCGGCAGGACAGAAGGGGGCGCCGTAGAGTGTCAACGAAGCCATTCCAGAGAGGGGAGGCCATTGCAATTTTTTGAGACGCGCGTATCATATTGACATGGATGTCTCACGTCAACAAGCCGCTTCCAGCGACGACGCCGAGCAAACGCCGATGGCCGAAAAGGGGCCGCGCGCGCGCACCAGGCGGTTGATGCTGGAGACGGCGACGAAGCTGATGCAATCCGGCGCCACGCCGTCCGTCAGCGAAGTCGCCGAGGCGGCGCAGGTGTCGCGCGCGACCGCCTATCGCTATTTCCCGAGCCAGGCCGTTCTGGTGCAGGCGGTCGTCGACGAGGGACTTGGTCCGATCCTCACCTGGAAGTCTGCTTCGAGCGATCCGGAGCGTCGGGTGGCAGACCTGTTTGGCTCGGCCATGCCGCGGATCGAGGCATTCGAAGCGACGTTCAAGGCGGCGTTGAAGCTTTCGCTCGACCAGTGGGCGCGGCAGCAGGCGGGCACGCTCGGGACCGAGCCCGCATTCACGCGCGGTCATCGCGTCGATCTCCTCAAGGACGCGATCGCACCGCTCAAGGACCGCTTGCCGCCGCGCAAGTTCAGGCGCCTGGCCCAGGCGCTGTCCATGATGTTCGGGGTAGAGGTGCTGATCGTCCTGAAAGACATGTGGGGGCTGGACAGTCAGGGGGTGGCGCAGGTCACGCAGTGGGCGGCCGGCGCCCTGGTGCGTGCCGCCATGGCGGAATCAATGGCGAAAGTGGATGGGGCACTCTCGGCCCCCGGCGCCGAATGATAGTATCTGGTTGGACCAGATCGGAAGAGCGCTTGGCAATATTGACTACAGCAGATGGAAGAAGACAAGTGTTCTATCCAAAGAGGAGCAGAAAAACTAAGGTAAATCAGACCGATGCGGCACTGAATGGGCTGTCGGGCCGCGTCCCGGCGTCCAAGAAAGAGCTTGACGAACATCCGAAATTGGTAATACCAGATCAGTTGGCGTAAAGCGGGTCGCAAGTAGGGATTGCGATCCATTTTTCCGGCAAGGCGAGGAGGTTCGGAACCGGCAAACTGCCGTTGCGGAGGAACTACCAGGCCGGCGACGATGCCGGCGCTCATGAAAGGTAGAATGCGCACAAGGGAGGAAAACTATGCGCAAGATAGTGACCAGCATGATTGCTGGTATCGGGCTGGCGCTTGCCTGCGGGACATCCGTCCGCGCGCAGGACAAGGAACTCACCATCTTCTGGGCGGAATGGGATCCGGCGAACTATCTGCAGGAACTCGTTAACGACTATACCGCCGAGACCGGGGTGAAGGTCACGGTGCAGACGACGCCATGGCCGGATTTCCAGACCAAGGCCTTCACCGAGTTCAACGCGCATGGCGACGCATACGACATGGTGGTCGGTGACTCGCAATGGCTAGGCGCCGGGTCGACGCAGGGCCACTATGTGGACCTCACTGACTTCTTCAACAAGCACAAGCTCGGCGATGTCATGGCGCCGGCGACCATCAAATATTATGCCGAATATCCCGGCGGTTCCGGCAAGTACTGGGCGATCCCGCTGGAAGGCGACGCGATCGGCTGGTCCTACCGCAAGGACTGGTTCGAGGACCCGAAGGAGAAGGAAGCCTTCAAGGCGAAGTACGGCTACGATCTCGACGTGCCGAAGACCTATGCGCAGCTGCGCGACATCGCCGAGTTCTTCCACCGTCCGGACCAGAAGCGCTACGGCATCGCCATCTATACAGACAATTCCTATGACGCGATGGCAATGGGCGTCGAAAGCGCCATCTTCAGCTATGGCGGCGATCTCGGCGACTACGCGACCTACAAGGTCGACGGCATCACCAATTCGAAAGAGGCTGCCGCGGGCCTCGACATGTACAAGGAGCTCTACAAGTTCACGCCTCCCGGCTGGGGCAAGACCTTCTTCGTGGAAGACAATCAGGCGATCACCGGCGGCCTCGCCGCGATGAGCATGAACTTCTTCGCCTTCTTCCCGCCGCTCGTGAACAAGGCAACCAACCCCTATGCCGACGTTACCGGCTTCTTCGCCAATCCGGCCGGCCCGGACGGCAAGCGCTTCGCCGCTCTCGGCGGCCAGGGAATTTCAATCGTCTCCTATTCAAAGAACCAGGACGAGGCGATGAAATTCCTGGAGTGGTTCATCAAGGACGAGACCCAGAAGAAGTGGGCCGAACTCGGCGGCTACACCTGCAGCCAGGCCGTGCTGAAGTCGGAGGCGTTCCAGAATGCCACGCCCTACAACAAGGCCTTTTACGACACCATGTTCATGGTCAAGGATTTCTGGGCGACGCCTGAATACGCGGAAGTGCTCGATCAGCTGAACCAGAACATCTATCCGTTCGTCGTCGGCGGCAAGGGCACCGCCCAGGAAGCGCTCGACAAGACCGCCGCCGACTGGAAGGCGACGTTCACCAAGTACAACCGCTACAAGTAAGCATCACAATCAGAATGCCGGAGGAGGGTTTCCCCTCCGGCATTCCTGTTTCTCAGGAGAACGATCGTTGGCTTCGGTAGCCCTCACCAATCTTGATCCCGCCTCCAGGGCCGCCGCGCGCGGCTGGTCGGATCTGACCATCCGCAACATGTTCATCATTCCGACGCTGGTTTTCCTGATCGTCTTCAATATTTTCCCGCTGATCTATTCGCTGGGCTATTCCTTCACCAATTTCGCCGCGAACCGCAGCGAGCCCTGGCAGTTCGTCGGCTTGCAGAACTATCGCGAGCTGCTCAGCGACGATCACATCTGGTCGAACTTCGTCATCACGGCGAAATACGTCATCGTTTCGGTGGCGGGCCAGATGGTCGTAGGTTTCGGTCTCGCGCTGCTGCTCAACCGCAGCTTCCCGATGAAGGGCTTGATCACCACGCTGCTGCTGTTGCCGATGATGATGTCGGCGGCGGTCGTCGGCCTGTTCTGGCAATTGCTCTACAGCCCGTCCTGGGGCCCGATCAATTACGTCTTCGGTTTGGGCGACTTCGCCTGGCTCTCCAATCCCGACAGCGCGCTCTATGCGGTCGCGATCACCGACATCTGGATGTGGTCGCCCTTCGTCATGCTGCTTTCGCTCGCCGGCCTCTCGGCCGTGCCGCAGCATCTCTACGAAGCCGCCGCGATCGACCGCGCCAGCTGGTGGTACACCTTCACCCGCATCACGCTGCCGCTGGTCTCGCCGATCCTGCTGATCGCGTTGATCTTCCGCACGATGGAAGCCTTCAAGACCTTCGATATCGCCTACACGATGACGACCCAGCCGACGGCCGAGCTCATCGCGATCCGGCTCTACAAGCAGGCCTTTCAGCAGTGGGACACCGGCAAATCCTGCGCGCTGGCCTACATCGTGCTGATCATGGTGCTGGCCATCACCAACCTCTACGTGAAGTACCTCAACAAGGTGAAGGAGCGCTAACATGGCCGCCGTCCGCACTTCTTCCGAGGTTGCGCTCAACCGCATCGCCATTGCCGCGGTGCTGATCGCGACGCTAATCTTCCTGGCGCCGATCTACTGGATCGCCTCGACGGCGTTCAAGCCGAAGGAGCTGGCCGTCAGCGTGCCGCCGACCGTGCTGTTCGAGCCCGAGGTGACGCCGTTCGTGCGGCTCTTCACCAAGCGCGTGCAGATGCAGAAGACCGTCGACCCGCAAGTCTACGAGGCAGCGCCCTGGTGGGAAAAGCGCATCTATGACGGCGGCGAGCGGGTGCTGAAGGTCGGCAAGGACGTGCAGCTTTCGCAATATCCCGACCGATTCATGAACAGCCTGATCGTGGCGGTGATCAGCACGGTGCTTGCCGTCGGCATGGGAACATTCACCGCCTACGGCTTCTCGCGCTTCAAGATCGCAGGCGAGGCGGACCTGCTCTTCTTCATCCTCTCGACACGCATGCTGCCGCCGGTGGTTGTCGCCATCCCGATGTTCCTGATGTACCGCGCGGTCGGCCTCAACGACTCGCATATCGGACTGATCATCCTCTACGTCGCCTTCAACCTGTCCTTCTCGGTCTGGCTGATGAAGGGCTTCATGGACGAGATCCCGAAGGAGTATGAGGAGGCGGCGCTCGTCGACGGCTACACGCGCATGCAGGCCTTCTTCAAGATCGTGCTGCCGGAGGCGGCGACCGGCATCGCCGCCACCGCGGTGTTCTGCTTCATCACCGCCTGGAACGAATACGCCTTCGCGCTGATCATGACCAACCGGCGCGCCCAGACGGCGCCGCCCTTCATCCCGTCGCAGATCGGCTCCGGCCTGCCGGACTGGACGACGATTGCCGCCGGCACGTTCCTGTTCCTGCTGCCCGTCGCGATCTTCACCTTCCTGCTGCGCAATCACCTGCTTCGCGGCGTGACGTTCGGAGCGATCCGCAAATGAGCTTTCGCGCCGTCAACGAGAAATACCTGCTGCCGGCATCGCAGATCCTGATGGTGCTGGGCATCATCGCGCTCTGCCAGCCATGGAGCCTCGGCCTGCATTCCTACGGCGTGACGATCATCCTGACCGGGCTGATCGGCTTCAACATCACGTCCAAGATTGCGCCGGAGCGCAGCGAGGAAACCGGCGCCGCGACGCATGAGGGAGCCCGGCAGTGACGCAGATCGAACTTCGCGGCATCGAGAAATTCTTCGGTGCCGTTCAGGTCATCCACAATCTCAACCTCGCCATCGCCGACAACGAGTTCATCGTGCTGCTCGGTCAGTCGGGCTGCGGCAAGACGACCACTTTGCGCGCGGTAGCGGGGCTCGAGACGATCGACAAGGGCGACATACTGATCGACGGCAAGGCGGTGCAGCATCTCAAGGCCGCCGACCGCGACATCGCCATGGTGTTCCAGTCCTTCTCGCTCTATCCGCATATGACGGTGTTCGAGAACATCGCCTTTCCGCTGCGCGCAACGCGCATGAGCAGCGGCGAGGTCGACAAGTCGGTGCGCGAGATCGCGCGGGTGCTGCGCATCACTGACCTGCTCGACAAGCGGCCATCCGCACTCTCCGGCGGCGACATGCAGCGCGTTGCGATCGGCCGTGCCTTGGTGCGGCGCCCGAAGGCGATGCTGATGGACGAGCCGATCGGCGCGCTGGACGCCAAGCTGCGCGAGGAGATGCGGGCCGAGATCAAGCGGCTGCACGTCAAGCAAGGCTCGACCACGATCTACGTCACCCACGACCAGATCGAAGCGATGAGTCTCGCAGACCGCATCGTCATCATGCATGAGGGTTTCATCCAGCAGGTCGGCACGCCGGACGAGGTCTATTCGCATCCGGCAAATCTTTTCGTGGCGCAATTCGTCGGCAGCCCGGTGATGAACATCGCCGAGGCCAGCGTCGCCGATGCGGCCGGCACCGCCGCCGTCGCGATCGGCGGCGCGGCCAAGGGTTTCGAGTTCCCGCGCGAATTGCTGTCCAAGCTCAACGGCCACGCTGCCAATGGCGGGCTGACGTTAGGCATCCGTCCGGAGGGGGTGCTCGTCCGCCATGACGCCGCGCCCGGCTACCTGCCGGTCGAGGCGCAGATCATCGAGCCGCTCGGCTCCTTCGACATCGTCGACCTCAAGGTGGGCTCGAAGATGCTGCGCGCCCGCACAAAGGCCGGTTACGTCTCAGGGCCCGGCGTGAAGGTCCATGCCCGCATCGATCCGGAGCAGGCGCATTTCTTCGACACGGCAAGCGGCAGGTCGCTTGGTGTGAGATTGTGATGGCCGAAGGACACGAAAGACCAACGATTTGGCCTTTCGAACAATCGAACGCCCGGAGCCGCAGCGGAGGGCTGGCCGCCCTCGGAATAGAAACGAGACAGTAGAGAGACATGGCCCATATCGAGCTGAAGAACATCACCAAGAAGTTCGGCGGCCACACGGCGCTGACCGGGCTCAACCTCGAAATCGCCGATGGCGAGTTCTTCGTGCTGCTTGGCGAGACCGGCGCCGGCAAGACGACGACGCTGCGCCTGATTGCCGGGCTCGAGAAGCCGACCGAGGGCCAGGTCTTCATCGACGGCGTCGATGTTGGCGGATGGGGCGCGGC
Protein-coding sequences here:
- a CDS encoding Tm-1-like ATP-binding domain-containing protein — its product is MKRIYVVGTADTKGEELAFLADAVAAAGGAVARVDIGTRRATVPVDIAASDIAAHHPDGAAAVLGIDDRGSAVAAMGIAFARFIQSRHDIAGVIGIGGGGGTSIITAGMRALPLGLPKIMISTLASGDTAPYVDVSDIVMMPSVTDMAGLNRLSRVVLHNAAQAIAGMAATPAPSTLGKPALGLTMFGVTTPCVTAIVEHLRAQYDCMVFHATGTGGRSMEKLADSGLLAGVIDITTTEVCDLLFGGVLPATEDRFGAIARTELPYVGSVGALDMVNFWAPPTIPERYRGRQFYEHNPNVTLMRTTAEECRKIGEWIGRRLARCEGPVRFLIPEKGVSALDVEGGAFFDPEADAALFDGIERTIMPAETRTVTRLPLHINDPAFAKVAAEAFLDIAQK
- a CDS encoding extracellular solute-binding protein; the protein is MRKIVTSMIAGIGLALACGTSVRAQDKELTIFWAEWDPANYLQELVNDYTAETGVKVTVQTTPWPDFQTKAFTEFNAHGDAYDMVVGDSQWLGAGSTQGHYVDLTDFFNKHKLGDVMAPATIKYYAEYPGGSGKYWAIPLEGDAIGWSYRKDWFEDPKEKEAFKAKYGYDLDVPKTYAQLRDIAEFFHRPDQKRYGIAIYTDNSYDAMAMGVESAIFSYGGDLGDYATYKVDGITNSKEAAAGLDMYKELYKFTPPGWGKTFFVEDNQAITGGLAAMSMNFFAFFPPLVNKATNPYADVTGFFANPAGPDGKRFAALGGQGISIVSYSKNQDEAMKFLEWFIKDETQKKWAELGGYTCSQAVLKSEAFQNATPYNKAFYDTMFMVKDFWATPEYAEVLDQLNQNIYPFVVGGKGTAQEALDKTAADWKATFTKYNRYK
- a CDS encoding ABC transporter ATP-binding protein, producing the protein MTQIELRGIEKFFGAVQVIHNLNLAIADNEFIVLLGQSGCGKTTTLRAVAGLETIDKGDILIDGKAVQHLKAADRDIAMVFQSFSLYPHMTVFENIAFPLRATRMSSGEVDKSVREIARVLRITDLLDKRPSALSGGDMQRVAIGRALVRRPKAMLMDEPIGALDAKLREEMRAEIKRLHVKQGSTTIYVTHDQIEAMSLADRIVIMHEGFIQQVGTPDEVYSHPANLFVAQFVGSPVMNIAEASVADAAGTAAVAIGGAAKGFEFPRELLSKLNGHAANGGLTLGIRPEGVLVRHDAAPGYLPVEAQIIEPLGSFDIVDLKVGSKMLRARTKAGYVSGPGVKVHARIDPEQAHFFDTASGRSLGVRL
- a CDS encoding sugar ABC transporter permease produces the protein MASVALTNLDPASRAAARGWSDLTIRNMFIIPTLVFLIVFNIFPLIYSLGYSFTNFAANRSEPWQFVGLQNYRELLSDDHIWSNFVITAKYVIVSVAGQMVVGFGLALLLNRSFPMKGLITTLLLLPMMMSAAVVGLFWQLLYSPSWGPINYVFGLGDFAWLSNPDSALYAVAITDIWMWSPFVMLLSLAGLSAVPQHLYEAAAIDRASWWYTFTRITLPLVSPILLIALIFRTMEAFKTFDIAYTMTTQPTAELIAIRLYKQAFQQWDTGKSCALAYIVLIMVLAITNLYVKYLNKVKER
- a CDS encoding carbohydrate ABC transporter permease gives rise to the protein MAAVRTSSEVALNRIAIAAVLIATLIFLAPIYWIASTAFKPKELAVSVPPTVLFEPEVTPFVRLFTKRVQMQKTVDPQVYEAAPWWEKRIYDGGERVLKVGKDVQLSQYPDRFMNSLIVAVISTVLAVGMGTFTAYGFSRFKIAGEADLLFFILSTRMLPPVVVAIPMFLMYRAVGLNDSHIGLIILYVAFNLSFSVWLMKGFMDEIPKEYEEAALVDGYTRMQAFFKIVLPEAATGIAATAVFCFITAWNEYAFALIMTNRRAQTAPPFIPSQIGSGLPDWTTIAAGTFLFLLPVAIFTFLLRNHLLRGVTFGAIRK
- a CDS encoding TetR/AcrR family transcriptional regulator, whose amino-acid sequence is MDVSRQQAASSDDAEQTPMAEKGPRARTRRLMLETATKLMQSGATPSVSEVAEAAQVSRATAYRYFPSQAVLVQAVVDEGLGPILTWKSASSDPERRVADLFGSAMPRIEAFEATFKAALKLSLDQWARQQAGTLGTEPAFTRGHRVDLLKDAIAPLKDRLPPRKFRRLAQALSMMFGVEVLIVLKDMWGLDSQGVAQVTQWAAGALVRAAMAESMAKVDGALSAPGAE